In Acidobacteriota bacterium, the DNA window AGACATGGCGGTAGCAACCGAGGAGTTCATCAAGCAAGTCGAGCAGATGACGGTCCTCGAACTCAACGACTTGGTCAAGGCGCTGGAGGAGCACTTCGGTGTGTCCGCCGCAGCCGCCGCCGTCGCGGCGCCCGCCGCCGGTGCTGGCGCTGGTGCTGCCGAGGCCGAGGAAAAGGACGAGTTCGACGTCATGCTGACTTCCATCGGCGACAAGAAGATCAACGTCATTAAGGCGGTCCGCGAGGTCACCAGCCTGGGTCTGAAAGAGGCCAAGGATCTGGTGGAGTCGGCGCCGACGAAGATCAAAGAAGGCGTCTCCAAGGACGAGGCCGAAGAGATCAAGAAGAAGTTCGAGGACGCTGGAGCCCAGGTCGATCTCAAGTGATCGAGCTCTCAGCTGATCTCGCGTCAGCCAGCGAGACGGGGGGCCGCCCGGGCGACGGCGCGGTCCCTAGCAGCAGTCACCATGCCCTACGCAACGGCCGCTCGGGCGGTCGGTAGGGCGTGGTGTCCGCTGTTTGCAGCAAAGATTTCTTCGGCCGGGCGCCCTAGCGGCGCCAGCCGGTTTTCACCGTTGAGCCTCCCCGGCTCGACTTCGTTCCCCAGGATCGTAGAGGTCATTCTATGAGCAGTAACACCAACGGACAAAACGGCGGTCATCACCAGAACGGTCGTCGGCGCGACTTCTCGCGCATTAAGACCTCTCTGCCCATTCCCAACCTGATCGACGTCCAGCGTAAGTCCTACGACCGCTTCCTGCAGATGAACCTCTTGCCTGAGGAGCGGGACCCGCAGGGCTTGCAGGCCGTCTTTACCAGTATTTTCCCGTTCTCCGATTTCCGGGAGACCTGTTCCCTGGACTTCGTCCGGTATTCCATCGGCGACTGGCAGTGCAAGTGCGGCACCCTCGAGGGGCTCGAATACCTGCGCATGACCTGTGTCAACTGCAGCTCGAAGATCATGACCGATCATCCGCTGGAGGAGACGGTCACCTGCCCTGATTGCGGTTTCGTCAACCGCAACCAGGTCACCAAATGCGATACCTG includes these proteins:
- the rplL gene encoding 50S ribosomal protein L7/L12, which gives rise to MAVATEEFIKQVEQMTVLELNDLVKALEEHFGVSAAAAAVAAPAAGAGAGAAEAEEKDEFDVMLTSIGDKKINVIKAVREVTSLGLKEAKDLVESAPTKIKEGVSKDEAEEIKKKFEDAGAQVDLK